One genomic window of Paenisporosarcina antarctica includes the following:
- a CDS encoding acetylornithine transaminase yields the protein MSSLFPTYQRFDIHVNEATGTQVIDEKGNTYLDFISGIAVCNLGHRHPEVQKAIEEQLNKVWHVSNLFHLSIQEEVAKKLTDYSNGDAVFFCNSGAEANEAAIKLVRKHTKKHKIITFTNSFHGRTFATMTATGQAKIHDGFGPLVNEFVYLPYNDEEALKSEMDDTVAGIMVEVIQGEGGVVPGTESFLTTIQHLCETYNALFIIDEIQTGIGRTGKPFAYQHFNLSPDIITVAKGLGSGLPVGAMIGKSDLIESFGPGTHGSTFGGNPIALASAKATLNIIFNESFLTEVVEKSEDFKHQLNELVKSYSFVTEVRGKGFMIGIECGEYQAVLLEAMRNKGLLALGAGPHVIRLLPPLTVSKEELSQAIQIIEQTFSEMKITS from the coding sequence ATGAGTTCATTATTTCCAACATATCAACGATTTGATATACACGTAAATGAAGCAACAGGCACACAAGTTATTGACGAAAAGGGTAACACCTATCTAGATTTCATTTCAGGTATTGCTGTTTGTAACTTGGGGCACCGTCATCCGGAAGTGCAAAAAGCAATAGAAGAACAGTTAAACAAGGTTTGGCATGTATCAAATTTGTTTCATCTATCCATTCAAGAAGAAGTAGCTAAAAAATTGACGGATTATTCAAATGGAGATGCCGTCTTTTTCTGTAATAGCGGTGCTGAAGCTAATGAAGCAGCTATCAAATTAGTACGTAAACACACTAAAAAACACAAAATTATTACCTTTACAAATTCTTTTCACGGTCGAACATTTGCAACAATGACAGCAACAGGACAAGCAAAAATTCATGATGGTTTTGGACCGTTAGTAAACGAATTTGTCTATCTTCCTTATAATGACGAAGAAGCTTTAAAAAGTGAGATGGATGACACAGTTGCAGGCATTATGGTTGAAGTAATTCAAGGTGAAGGCGGCGTTGTTCCTGGAACAGAATCATTTTTAACAACGATTCAACATTTATGTGAAACTTATAATGCATTATTTATTATTGATGAAATACAAACTGGCATTGGACGTACGGGTAAACCGTTTGCCTATCAGCATTTTAATTTATCTCCTGATATTATTACAGTTGCAAAAGGTTTAGGAAGCGGATTGCCAGTAGGAGCAATGATTGGAAAATCAGATTTAATAGAATCATTCGGGCCAGGCACTCACGGTTCAACTTTTGGTGGAAATCCAATTGCTCTTGCATCAGCAAAAGCAACGTTAAACATTATTTTTAATGAGTCATTCTTAACAGAAGTTGTAGAAAAAAGTGAAGACTTTAAGCACCAATTAAATGAACTAGTTAAGAGTTATTCATTTGTGACAGAAGTTAGAGGCAAAGGCTTTATGATTGGCATTGAATGTGGGGAATATCAAGCGGTCTTACTTGAAGCAATGCGTAATAAAGGATTGTTAGCATTAGGTGCTGGTCCTCACGTAATTCGTTTACTACCACCCTTAACAGTTTCAAAAGAAGAACTGAGTCAAGCTATTCAAATCATTGAACAGACTTTTAGCGAAATGAAAATTACTTCGTAA
- the argB gene encoding acetylglutamate kinase → MEKTVVIKCGGSIINELTSEFFQNVKQLKESGYKVIIVHGGGPDIQQTLTKLLIETEFINGLRKTSKEALEVVTMVLAGKVNKQLVTTLQQYDLNAVGLSGCDGMLLETVAIDLDTLGYVGEVVNVNVQLLELLMTSEYIPVISSIGADKNGNGFNVNADLAAGAIAQAVHAEKLMFVTDVRGVLQDGQLIPQLTKREVQQLIVDKTIYGGMIPKVTAAVNALSDTLEEVNIISGIDGFLDQDGNLLGTAIKT, encoded by the coding sequence ATAGAGAAAACTGTTGTTATAAAATGTGGCGGAAGTATTATTAATGAATTGACTAGTGAGTTTTTTCAAAATGTAAAACAATTAAAAGAAAGTGGATATAAAGTCATTATCGTACATGGTGGTGGACCTGATATTCAACAAACTTTAACAAAGCTACTTATTGAAACTGAATTCATCAATGGGCTACGAAAAACGTCTAAAGAAGCACTAGAAGTAGTAACAATGGTTCTAGCTGGAAAAGTGAATAAACAACTAGTAACGACTCTTCAACAATATGACTTAAATGCAGTGGGTTTATCGGGCTGTGACGGGATGTTACTAGAAACAGTTGCAATTGATCTTGACACATTAGGATATGTTGGGGAAGTTGTAAACGTAAATGTTCAGCTACTAGAGCTGTTGATGACGAGTGAGTACATTCCTGTCATTTCATCAATTGGGGCCGATAAAAATGGCAATGGTTTTAATGTGAATGCTGATTTAGCAGCAGGAGCAATCGCACAAGCCGTTCACGCAGAGAAGTTAATGTTCGTCACAGATGTTAGAGGTGTTTTACAAGACGGGCAGCTAATTCCTCAACTTACTAAAAGGGAAGTTCAACAGCTAATCGTTGATAAAACCATTTACGGTGGAATGATTCCAAAAGTAACAGCAGCAGTAAATGCGCTGTCAGACACGTTAGAAGAAGTGAATATTATTAGTGGTATTGATGGTTTTTTAGATCAAGATGGAAATTTACTTGGTACAGCAATTAAGACATGA
- the argJ gene encoding bifunctional ornithine acetyltransferase/N-acetylglutamate synthase, with the protein MTTSELNLADIKKIKNGTIVTPLGFSTDGVHAGLRFEKKDFGVIVSEVPANCAAVYTLNSFQAAPLYVTKESVAVENKLQAVVVNSACANACTGEQGLKDAYTMRNTCAEKLNVAPHYVAVASTGVIGELLDMEKIINGINLLNPARSLQHAEAFQTAILTTDIVMKTACYETTIDGKIVTIGGTAKGSGMIHPNMATMLGFVTTDANISSDVLQEALCSITNVSFNQITVDGDTSTNDMVIVLANGMAENNTLTPDHSDWASFYEALRLTCEDLAKQVARDGEGATKLIEVNVSGATTHEAANIIAKQIVGSNLVKTAMYGADANWGRIICSVGYSGVTINPETVNVSIGDILMLQNSQPQSFNEEQAKAYLQRDVVIVNVDLQQGTESGKAWGCDLTYDYVKINASYRS; encoded by the coding sequence TTGACCACAAGTGAACTTAATTTAGCTGATATAAAGAAAATAAAAAACGGGACCATTGTTACACCGTTAGGATTTTCAACTGATGGTGTTCATGCAGGATTAAGATTTGAGAAAAAAGATTTTGGTGTCATTGTAAGTGAAGTTCCAGCAAATTGTGCCGCTGTTTATACATTAAATTCATTTCAAGCAGCGCCATTATATGTAACTAAAGAAAGTGTTGCAGTTGAAAATAAACTACAAGCAGTTGTTGTAAACAGTGCTTGTGCTAACGCTTGTACGGGAGAACAAGGTTTAAAAGATGCCTATACCATGCGCAATACATGTGCAGAAAAATTAAATGTAGCACCCCATTACGTAGCAGTAGCTTCTACTGGCGTAATTGGAGAATTACTTGATATGGAGAAAATTATAAATGGGATTAATTTATTAAATCCTGCAAGAAGTTTACAACATGCTGAAGCATTTCAAACCGCTATTTTAACGACAGATATTGTGATGAAAACGGCTTGTTATGAAACAACAATTGATGGAAAGATTGTTACAATCGGTGGAACAGCAAAAGGTTCAGGCATGATTCATCCAAACATGGCAACTATGCTCGGCTTTGTCACAACTGATGCCAATATTTCATCTGATGTTTTACAAGAAGCACTTTGCTCGATTACTAATGTAAGCTTTAATCAAATTACAGTTGATGGAGATACATCTACAAATGACATGGTTATTGTGTTAGCAAACGGAATGGCCGAAAATAACACTTTAACGCCTGACCATTCAGATTGGGCATCATTTTATGAAGCACTTCGTTTAACGTGTGAAGACTTAGCTAAACAAGTTGCACGTGACGGAGAAGGGGCAACAAAGTTAATAGAAGTAAATGTATCAGGGGCTACTACGCATGAAGCAGCAAATATTATTGCGAAACAAATAGTAGGCTCTAACTTAGTGAAAACGGCTATGTACGGAGCAGATGCGAACTGGGGACGTATCATTTGTTCAGTTGGTTATAGCGGTGTCACGATTAATCCTGAAACAGTAAATGTATCCATTGGCGATATTTTAATGCTTCAAAATAGCCAACCCCAATCTTTTAATGAAGAACAAGCTAAAGCTTATTTACAACGAGATGTTGTGATTGTAAATGTTGACTTGCAGCAAGGCACAGAAAGCGGAAAAGCTTGGGGATGCGATTTAACATATGACTATGTGAAAATTAATGCAAGTTACCGTTCGTAA
- the argC gene encoding N-acetyl-gamma-glutamyl-phosphate reductase: MKEIKVGIIGATGYGGIELIRLLSNHPHFQIHAVYSSSQDGMEISEVYPHLANILYTLKKIEPKEMAKELDIIFTATPSGVSSQLVPQLLKEGIKVVDLSGDFRLKTEELYEKWYKKPSASIEDLEKSVYGLSEWFADEVKESTFIANPGCYPTATLLGLAPLAQKKLIQPNSIIVDAKSGISGAGRGLSPIVHYAEINENLKIYKINQHPHIPEIESILARWDDQIGHISFSPHLIPMSRGIMSTMYVQLNKEFSAEEIHQLYVNCYEDAPFVRVRKLGEFPSTKEVSGSNYCDINVTVDERTNRVTIVAVIDNLVKGAAGQAIQNGNIMMGYDQQTGLNVLPIYP; the protein is encoded by the coding sequence ATGAAGGAAATTAAGGTTGGAATTATTGGAGCAACAGGGTACGGCGGCATTGAATTGATTCGTCTATTATCGAATCATCCTCACTTTCAAATTCATGCGGTCTATTCATCCTCACAAGATGGAATGGAAATTTCAGAAGTCTATCCTCACCTCGCAAATATTTTATATACGTTAAAAAAAATCGAACCAAAGGAAATGGCTAAAGAATTGGATATAATTTTCACAGCCACGCCATCGGGTGTATCTAGTCAGCTTGTTCCCCAACTCCTAAAAGAAGGAATAAAAGTAGTGGATTTATCAGGAGATTTCCGATTGAAAACAGAAGAACTTTATGAAAAATGGTATAAAAAGCCTTCTGCTAGTATAGAAGATTTAGAAAAATCGGTATATGGATTATCCGAATGGTTTGCAGATGAAGTAAAAGAAAGTACATTTATTGCTAATCCTGGCTGTTATCCAACAGCAACTTTATTAGGTTTAGCTCCTCTTGCGCAGAAAAAACTCATTCAACCTAATTCTATTATCGTTGATGCAAAATCCGGGATTTCAGGTGCTGGACGCGGACTTTCGCCAATAGTTCACTACGCTGAAATCAATGAAAACCTGAAAATTTATAAAATAAATCAACATCCCCACATTCCAGAAATCGAATCAATTTTAGCACGATGGGATGATCAAATCGGGCATATTAGCTTTAGTCCGCATTTAATTCCCATGAGTCGAGGAATTATGAGCACGATGTATGTACAATTAAATAAAGAGTTTTCTGCTGAAGAAATTCATCAATTGTATGTAAATTGCTATGAAGATGCACCCTTCGTTCGCGTTCGTAAACTTGGAGAGTTTCCATCAACTAAAGAAGTAAGCGGATCAAACTATTGCGATATTAACGTAACGGTTGATGAGCGTACGAATAGAGTAACGATTGTTGCAGTAATTGACAATCTCGTAAAAGGGGCAGCAGGTCAAGCGATTCAAAACGGAAATATAATGATGGGCTATGACCAACAAACGGGGCTTAATGTACTACCTATTTATCCATAA
- a CDS encoding TetR/AcrR family transcriptional regulator — translation MGRPTRKIEILLAASKIVSERGIFNLTLEATAAEAGISKGGLLYHFPSKEALVKGMVEHLAENYREKIATKVEESLEEKGKWTKSYVDVTFNNPYQNKNMHAGLLAAKAVNEELLDPIRELYTKWQKEIENDGIDPVKATIIRLATDGIWLSELFDIHHIGEEKKEIIFQRLKSWANE, via the coding sequence ATGGGTAGACCTACAAGAAAAATTGAGATTCTCCTTGCAGCATCTAAGATCGTCAGCGAGCGGGGCATCTTTAATTTAACGCTAGAGGCAACGGCTGCAGAAGCCGGAATTAGCAAAGGTGGATTACTTTATCACTTCCCTTCAAAAGAAGCACTAGTAAAAGGAATGGTCGAACATTTAGCCGAGAATTACAGAGAGAAAATTGCTACTAAAGTAGAGGAATCACTTGAGGAAAAAGGAAAATGGACAAAGTCATATGTTGATGTCACATTTAATAATCCTTATCAGAATAAAAATATGCACGCCGGATTATTGGCTGCAAAAGCGGTGAATGAAGAATTACTGGACCCTATAAGAGAACTCTATACAAAATGGCAGAAAGAAATTGAAAATGATGGCATTGACCCTGTAAAAGCGACCATCATCCGTCTTGCAACAGATGGAATCTGGCTGTCCGAGCTTTTTGATATTCATCATATTGGAGAAGAAAAGAAAGAAATTATTTTTCAAAGGTTGAAATCATGGGCAAACGAATAA
- a CDS encoding BKACE family enzyme: MQKKVLLTAAVTGAGDTTTKSKHVPITPKEIADAAIESAKAGATVAHVHARNPKTGGISHSLEHYREIIERIRESETDVIINITSGGGGDFIPNLSNPALGGEGTDMQTPNQRNEPVGSLLPEMCTLDCGSVNFGDTVYISPTDWLRDQARMIQQSGVKPELECFDTGHLRFAKQLIAEGLIDGDPMFQFCLGIPWGAEADAETMTYMKNRLPENAHWSAFGIGRMQIPMLEQAALLGGNVRVGLEDNLYLGKGVLARNDQLVDKAVTLLQATGIEVMTPKEARIHFNLRNPYGGTN; the protein is encoded by the coding sequence ATGCAAAAGAAAGTATTATTAACAGCTGCAGTAACTGGAGCAGGAGATACAACAACGAAAAGCAAGCACGTTCCTATAACTCCGAAAGAAATAGCAGATGCGGCAATTGAATCGGCAAAAGCAGGTGCAACTGTTGCACACGTTCACGCACGTAATCCTAAAACTGGAGGCATCAGCCACAGTTTGGAACATTACCGTGAAATTATAGAGCGCATCCGTGAATCCGAAACAGATGTAATCATTAATATTACATCAGGAGGCGGCGGAGATTTCATTCCTAATTTGTCTAATCCAGCGCTTGGTGGTGAAGGAACGGATATGCAGACCCCTAACCAGCGAAATGAACCGGTTGGATCTTTACTCCCTGAAATGTGTACACTCGACTGCGGAAGCGTGAACTTTGGAGATACGGTGTACATCAGTCCGACTGATTGGCTGCGTGACCAAGCTAGAATGATTCAGCAAAGCGGTGTGAAACCCGAACTTGAGTGTTTTGATACAGGTCATCTTCGTTTTGCAAAGCAACTCATTGCGGAAGGATTAATTGACGGAGACCCCATGTTCCAGTTTTGTTTGGGAATTCCATGGGGAGCAGAAGCAGATGCTGAAACAATGACTTATATGAAAAATAGACTTCCTGAAAATGCACACTGGTCCGCATTTGGTATTGGCAGAATGCAAATACCAATGCTTGAACAGGCAGCTCTTCTTGGTGGGAATGTCCGAGTCGGACTAGAAGATAATTTATATCTAGGTAAAGGGGTACTGGCTCGCAACGACCAACTTGTCGATAAAGCAGTTACGTTGTTACAAGCAACGGGCATTGAGGTAATGACGCCGAAAGAAGCGCGAATTCACTTTAACCTTAGAAACCCATACGGAGGAACAAACTAA
- a CDS encoding L-carnitine dehydrogenase, translating into MTNQTHDVKKIAVIGTGVIGNGWIARFLAHGFDVNAFDPAEGAEERTRKAIAQAWPTLEKLGLAKGATQNRVIFLPTIKEAVSDADLIQENVPEREDLKKSVLSSIDEHAKSNAIIGSSTSGIMPSTLQEGLRHPERLIVAHPFNPVYILPLVELVGGEKTNPEIIERATLFYKSLRMKPLIVRKEIEGHLADRLMEALWREALHLVNDGVATTEEVDAAIIYGAGLRWAQMGPFLTFHLAGGEKGMRHMLEQFGPSLQLPWTKLKAPILTDELKEKVITGCESHAGEVSIAELERKRNEFLVELLDLVESYWPESKTLEKV; encoded by the coding sequence ATGACAAACCAAACACATGATGTAAAAAAAATAGCAGTAATCGGAACCGGTGTAATCGGTAATGGATGGATTGCTCGATTCTTGGCACATGGATTTGATGTTAATGCATTTGATCCTGCTGAAGGAGCGGAAGAACGAACTAGAAAAGCAATTGCACAAGCATGGCCCACTTTGGAAAAATTGGGTCTCGCAAAAGGAGCAACACAAAATCGCGTGATATTTTTGCCTACAATTAAAGAAGCAGTTAGTGATGCTGATTTAATCCAAGAAAATGTTCCCGAACGTGAAGACTTGAAAAAGAGTGTCTTATCAAGTATTGATGAACATGCTAAATCGAATGCCATCATTGGATCGAGCACATCTGGTATTATGCCTAGCACTTTACAGGAAGGGTTACGGCATCCGGAGCGTCTTATCGTAGCTCATCCGTTTAATCCGGTTTATATTCTTCCGCTCGTTGAACTTGTTGGTGGAGAGAAAACAAATCCTGAAATAATTGAACGGGCAACCCTTTTCTACAAAAGTTTACGAATGAAACCGTTGATCGTTAGAAAAGAAATTGAAGGGCATTTGGCTGACCGATTAATGGAAGCACTCTGGCGAGAGGCTTTGCATCTTGTGAATGATGGCGTTGCAACGACTGAAGAAGTGGACGCTGCCATTATTTATGGTGCTGGTCTGCGGTGGGCTCAGATGGGACCGTTTCTTACGTTCCATCTTGCAGGTGGAGAAAAAGGCATGCGACACATGTTGGAACAATTCGGACCTTCCCTACAATTACCATGGACGAAACTAAAGGCGCCTATATTAACAGATGAGTTAAAAGAAAAGGTTATTACTGGTTGTGAAAGTCATGCGGGAGAAGTTTCGATTGCAGAGCTTGAAAGAAAGCGTAATGAGTTTTTAGTGGAGTTGCTTGATTTGGTCGAGTCATATTGGCCAGAATCGAAAACACTTGAAAAAGTCTAA